A genomic region of Cannabis sativa cultivar Pink pepper isolate KNU-18-1 chromosome 1, ASM2916894v1, whole genome shotgun sequence contains the following coding sequences:
- the LOC115705903 gene encoding uncharacterized protein LOC115705903 has product MESTPVNWEALDALVIDFAKSENLIEDSSPSSSSSPSPSSVHYSPSSSSSSSPFPSSSSYHSRVIIRQIRRSLETGEVDTAIDLLRAHAPFILDDHRLLFRLHKQKFIELLRRGTVEDRDSAINCLRTSLAPCALDAYPEAYEEFKHVLLAFIYDKDDQTSPVANEWSERRRFDIAGLLSTVLRAHLHAYDPLFSMTLRYLISIHKGFCFRQGIFSPISDLTERLLLEDRDPPATPQESSYEAPPFDEVDIQALAHAVELTRQGAVDSLRFTKGDLFQAFQNELCRMKLDVTMLDELVHEYCVYRGIVDSVVAPPSGNQPVSKQLKVDQSVLVLRSSRDLTGDVDCSASKNSEDDSSIIDEQMDVSPEKNVEATNMQGINVEVRYAREPTSFHEDCSTSGSQRPQNLRIQQRSRVSAGERSKRKRWRGRHDECHTSNTFSDESSKQDPSTSNAYISREQQSLERYSPLDINNREDRYEILLGVKELASKGMAAEVVEEVNALDLDFFVQNPTLLFQLKQVEFLKLVSSGDYSSALRVACSHLGPLASSDPTLLKPLKETLLALLQPNEDAIRKGLPLHALSSSLQVAIAKRLGIEEPQLMKIIRTTLHSHNEWFKLQMCKDRFENLLQIDSLKEANPSLLTTIATSKMATDGSSSGSPQVTQSSSSRMSEDGSSPTQVSSRDVVCDENAILKVMEFLALPRADAIHLLAQYNGNAEMVIQQIFA; this is encoded by the exons ATGGAGTCCACGCCCGTTAATTGGGAAGCACTCGATGCCTTAGTCATCGATTTTGCTAAATCTGAGAACCTAATCGAGGACTCCtctccctcttcttcttcctcaccgTCGCCGTCGTCTGTACATTATTCGCCTTCTTCGTCTTCGTCTTCATCTCCGTTTCCTTCTTCGTCCTCTTATCATTCCAGAGTAATCATTCGCCAGATCAGACGGTCCTTGGAGACTGGTGAGGTAGATACCGCTATCGATCTCCTTCGAGCACATGCACCTTTCATTCTCGATGATCACAGGCTTCTCTTCCGATTACATAAGCAG AAATTTATTGAGCTATTGAGAAGAGGAACTGTGGAGGATCGTGATTCTGCAATAAATTGCTTGAGGACCTCTCTTGCTCCTTGTGCTCTTGATGCCTACCCG GAAGCATACGAGGAATTCAAGCATGTACTTCTTGCCTTCATTTATGACAAAGATGACCAGACTTCTCCAGTGGCAAATGAG TGGTCTGAAAGGAGGAGGTTTGATATTGCCGGATTATTGTCAACTGTATTAAGAGCTCATCTACATGCTTATGATCCTCTTTTTTCAATGACATTAAGATATTTGATAAG TATACATAAAGGATTTTGCTTTCGTCAAGGAATATTTTCACCCATATCAGATCTTACTGAGAGGTTGCTTCTTGAGGACCGTGACCCTCCTGCAACACCTCAAGAGAGCTCATATGAAGCCCCCCCATTTGATGAG GTGGACATTCAAGCTCTTGCGCATGCTGTAGAACTTACAAGACAAGGAGCAGTTGATAGCTTGAGATTTACAAAGGGTGACTTATTCCAGGCATTTCAG AATGAATTGTGTCGGATGAAATTGGATGTCACAATGCTTGATGAGCTTGTACATGAATATTGTGTTTATAGGGGCATTGTGGATTCTGTTGTTGCACCCCCATCTG GAAATCAACCTGTTTCCAAACAGTTGAAAGTTGATCAATCAGTGCTTGTTCTTCGCTCATCAAGAGATTTAACTGGTGATGTGGATTGTAGTGCCAGTAAAAATTCTGAGGATGATTCCTCCATTATTGATGAACAGATGGATGTTTCACCTGAAAAGAATGTTGAAGCAACTAACATGCAAGGAATTAATGTTGAAGTAAGATATGCTCGTGAACCAACTTCCTTTCATGAAGACTGTAGCACCAGTGGATCTCAACGACCTCAAAATTTAAGAATTCAGCAAAGAAGCAGAGTCAGTGCTGGAGAAAGGAGTAAACGTAAGCGGTGGAGGGGAAGACATGATGAATGTCATACTTCAAACACTTTTTCAGATGAATCTAGTAAGCAAGATCCTAGCACAAGTAATGCATACATCTCTCGAGAACAGCAG AGTTTGGAAAGATATTCTCCGTTAGATATTAACAATAGGGAGGATAGATATGAGATCCTGCTTGGGGTGAAGGAATTAGCTAGTAAAGGAATGGCTGCAGAGGTTGTTGAAGAAGTTAATGCTTTAGATTTGGACTTCTTTGTGCAAAATCCTACTTTGCTCTTCCAGCTTAAGCAG GTTGAATTTCTGAAGTTGGTGAGTTCTGGAGATTATTCCAGTGCTCTGAGGGTGGCATGCTCCCACTTAGGTCCTTTGGCTTCTAGTGATCCAACTTTACTGAAACCTTTGAAGGAGACTCTGTTGGCATTGCTCCAGCCTAATGAGGATGCAATCAGAAAAGGCTTGCCTTTACATGCTCTTTCAAGTTCACTCCAG GTTGCAATTGCTAAGAGACTTGGAATCGAAGAACCGCAGCTTATGAAAATAATTAGAACTACCCTTCACTCACATAATGAGTGGTTTAAACTTCAAATGTGCAAAGATCGCTTTGAAAATCTTTTACAAATTGATTCCTTGAAAGAAGCCAATCCTTCTTTGCTTACTACTATTGCTACATCAAAGATGGCTACGGACGGGTCTTCTAGTGGATCACCCCAGGTTACTCAATCTTCAAGTAGTAGGATGTCAGAAGATGGTAGCAGTCCTACTCAAGTGTCCTCTAGAGATGTGGTCTGTGATGAAAAtgcaattttaaaagttatG GAGTTTCTGGCATTGCCAAGGGCTGATGCTATTCATCTTCTTGCTCAGTACAATGGGAACGCTGAGATGGTCATTCAGCAAATTTTTGCATAG